A genomic window from Tolypothrix sp. PCC 7910 includes:
- a CDS encoding PAS domain S-box protein: MFSEQIGLIDRVLAASTDHIYISDRNLRYVYASPAGLVALGLEQAQLLGKTWQELGFPAEIMEVYDLQRQSVLQTGSPIRGETSFPTINGVRYYEYVISPIEGNDGEIEAVITTTRDITERQQAEAALRQLSEELEARITARTQELAAVNESLHREIAERQKAEQASQESQMRFSALVDAMFEGIVIQEQGKIIEANSGFARMFGYTLEEVIGKSAVDFLTPESVQTVLRYTHNQYQLPYEITGIKKDGTFIQLEVVGKQSWYQGQSVRISAARDITERKKAEAERNQLLQQLEAERSRLEQVLQQMPVGVAIAEAPSGKLLFHNQEAIRVLQHPLLPAQTYQEYIKYGAIHEDGQPYQPQEYPIARSLLSGEVIKAEEMQYCRGDGTFTLLSVSAAPIMDRDGQIIATVSAFEDISERKQAEQRLAKESLRIQTLFKTSFDGIVILDQEGKVLDANPRFAQMLGYTPPEIAQLSIFDWDAQYTHAELQQIMQDCINSNSGILETQHRRKDGSIYDVEISFNVVEWEGDILRFCVCRDITERKRTEAALRENQIQLQRQLAEIETIYQSAPIGLSVLDPDLRFVRINERLAQMNGFPIDAHIGRTVQELLPNIADAAGQMLRSIFATGKPVLNIEITGETPAQPGVQRTWLESFLPLKDGERTIGINIVCEEITERKRAQQSLQESEATLRLFAQYAPAGIAMLDKDMRYIIASQRWVDEYHLDAIESLIGRSHYEIFPEIPEKWRQIHQRCLAGASEQRDEDLFIRVDGTQQWISWEIHPWHTATGEIGGIIIFGNDVTPQKQAKEALRKSEYLYRTLAHNFPNGGVNIFDRDLRYLLSDGTEIAKVGMTKEQLEGHTLWETVPPEISTVLEPPYRAALAGETTIFELCFGDRIYQIYTLPLFNEQGEIFAGLSMSQNITLQKQAEQTLRTAKDELELQVQQRTQELRETNEILQKREREFRTLVENTPDVISRHDRQYRYVYVNPAITQQSGIPIETYLGKTPADLGYPQEMTDFWTASLESVFTTGQMRIAEFRATQQDEWKAYQTYVVPELAANGKVESVLTITRDVTGLRAAEESSRKLAEELQRSNQELEQFAYVASHDLQEPLRAVTSFTQMLAKRYQGQLDAKADMYIEFIVDGAIRMQQLVRDLLAYSRAGRYELKLQSVDYNALLEQVKKDLQISITETQALITAEPLPTVLADPSQMSNLLLNLISNSLKYRSELPPKVYISAQKNTLTLTDPHFPENCNPLCATFQEEWIFMVQDNGIGIEPQYAERIFGIFQRLHASDEYSGTGLGLAICKKIVERHGGRIWVDSQLGQGATFYFTLPIGN, translated from the coding sequence ATGTTCTCAGAGCAGATCGGACTGATAGATCGGGTTTTGGCAGCCTCTACCGATCATATCTACATTAGCGATCGCAACTTACGCTATGTTTATGCTAGCCCTGCTGGGTTAGTAGCTTTGGGTTTAGAACAGGCGCAATTGCTGGGTAAAACTTGGCAAGAGTTAGGATTTCCCGCGGAAATCATGGAAGTTTATGATCTGCAACGCCAATCTGTATTGCAGACTGGAAGCCCGATTCGAGGTGAAACGAGTTTCCCTACTATTAATGGAGTTAGGTACTATGAATATGTGATTTCTCCCATTGAAGGAAATGACGGAGAAATTGAGGCAGTCATCACCACCACCAGAGATATTACAGAACGCCAGCAAGCAGAAGCAGCATTACGCCAACTCAGTGAGGAATTAGAAGCCAGAATTACAGCTAGAACTCAGGAGTTAGCCGCCGTTAATGAATCCCTGCACCGAGAAATTGCGGAACGGCAAAAAGCAGAACAAGCATCTCAAGAAAGCCAAATGCGATTCTCTGCTTTGGTGGATGCCATGTTTGAAGGTATTGTGATTCAAGAGCAAGGGAAGATTATTGAAGCTAATTCTGGGTTTGCCAGAATGTTTGGTTATACCTTAGAGGAAGTGATCGGTAAATCTGCAGTTGATTTTCTTACACCGGAATCTGTGCAAACGGTGTTGCGTTATACTCATAACCAATATCAACTGCCTTATGAAATTACTGGAATCAAAAAAGATGGCACCTTCATTCAATTAGAGGTAGTAGGTAAACAAAGCTGGTATCAAGGGCAGAGTGTGAGGATTTCGGCAGCGAGGGATATTACTGAGCGCAAAAAAGCCGAAGCTGAACGCAATCAACTACTACAACAGTTAGAAGCGGAACGTAGCCGCTTAGAACAAGTCCTGCAACAAATGCCTGTGGGTGTAGCGATCGCAGAGGCTCCTTCAGGAAAACTTCTGTTTCACAATCAAGAAGCCATTAGGGTGTTGCAGCATCCTTTATTACCAGCCCAGACTTACCAGGAGTACATTAAATATGGTGCAATTCACGAAGATGGGCAACCTTATCAACCTCAAGAATACCCTATAGCTCGTTCTCTGCTTTCTGGTGAAGTCATTAAAGCTGAGGAAATGCAATACTGCCGTGGTGATGGCACATTCACCCTGTTGTCTGTGAGTGCTGCGCCAATTATGGATCGAGATGGGCAAATTATTGCCACTGTCAGCGCTTTTGAAGATATTTCGGAGCGCAAACAGGCTGAACAAAGGTTAGCAAAAGAATCGCTGCGGATTCAAACCCTGTTTAAAACCTCCTTTGATGGCATCGTCATTTTAGACCAAGAAGGTAAAGTATTAGATGCCAATCCCCGATTTGCTCAAATGTTGGGTTACACTCCCCCAGAAATTGCCCAGCTAAGTATTTTTGATTGGGATGCTCAGTACACCCATGCAGAGCTACAGCAAATCATGCAAGACTGCATTAATTCCAACAGTGGTATTTTAGAAACTCAGCATCGCCGCAAAGATGGCTCAATATACGATGTGGAAATTAGCTTTAACGTTGTGGAGTGGGAAGGAGATATTCTGCGATTCTGTGTTTGTCGAGATATTACCGAACGCAAACGCACAGAAGCAGCCTTAAGGGAAAATCAAATTCAGCTACAACGTCAATTAGCAGAAATTGAAACTATCTACCAATCAGCCCCCATTGGCTTAAGCGTTTTAGATCCAGATTTGCGCTTTGTGCGTATTAACGAGCGCCTAGCCCAAATGAACGGTTTTCCAATTGATGCACATATTGGTCGGACAGTACAAGAGTTGCTACCTAACATAGCAGATGCCGCAGGACAAATGTTACGCTCCATTTTCGCAACAGGTAAACCTGTACTCAATATAGAAATAACGGGGGAAACTCCAGCTCAACCCGGTGTGCAACGGACTTGGTTAGAAAGCTTTTTGCCATTGAAAGATGGCGAACGCACTATTGGTATCAATATCGTGTGTGAGGAAATTACCGAACGCAAACGAGCACAACAGAGTTTACAAGAAAGCGAAGCGACTTTACGCTTATTTGCCCAGTATGCACCGGCTGGGATTGCCATGTTGGACAAAGATATGCGCTACATCATTGCTAGTCAACGATGGGTGGATGAGTATCATCTCGATGCAATTGAATCATTAATTGGGCGATCGCACTACGAAATTTTTCCCGAAATTCCCGAGAAATGGCGACAAATCCATCAACGCTGTCTAGCTGGAGCTAGTGAACAACGCGATGAAGATTTGTTTATTCGCGTAGATGGCACCCAGCAGTGGATCAGCTGGGAAATTCATCCTTGGCATACTGCTACAGGTGAAATTGGTGGCATTATCATTTTTGGGAATGATGTTACACCACAAAAACAAGCCAAAGAAGCACTGCGTAAAAGTGAATATTTGTATCGCACCCTAGCTCACAACTTCCCCAATGGTGGAGTTAACATTTTTGATCGTGATTTACGCTATCTGTTATCTGATGGTACAGAAATAGCAAAAGTTGGGATGACAAAGGAACAACTTGAGGGACATACTCTTTGGGAAACCGTACCTCCAGAAATTAGTACTGTTTTAGAACCACCCTATCGAGCTGCATTGGCAGGAGAAACCACAATTTTTGAACTATGTTTTGGCGATCGCATCTATCAAATCTATACACTTCCCCTATTCAACGAGCAGGGAGAAATATTTGCGGGTTTATCCATGTCACAGAACATTACTCTGCAAAAGCAAGCAGAGCAAACACTCAGAACTGCAAAAGATGAATTAGAACTGCAAGTTCAACAACGCACACAAGAACTGCGTGAAACTAATGAGATTCTCCAAAAGCGAGAACGAGAATTTAGGACATTGGTAGAAAATACACCCGATGTCATTAGCCGACACGATCGCCAATATCGTTATGTTTATGTCAACCCAGCCATTACACAACAGTCGGGAATTCCTATAGAAACCTATTTGGGCAAAACGCCAGCAGATTTAGGTTATCCCCAAGAAATGACTGATTTTTGGACAGCTTCCTTAGAAAGTGTCTTTACCACAGGACAAATGCGGATAGCCGAATTTCGAGCCACCCAGCAGGATGAGTGGAAAGCTTACCAAACTTACGTAGTTCCAGAATTAGCAGCGAATGGTAAGGTAGAGTCTGTGCTGACAATTACTCGTGATGTCACTGGATTAAGAGCAGCAGAGGAATCATCCCGCAAACTAGCAGAAGAGTTACAACGCTCTAATCAGGAACTAGAACAATTCGCCTATGTCGCCTCTCACGATTTACAAGAGCCACTTAGGGCTGTAACCAGTTTTACACAAATGCTAGCAAAGCGTTATCAAGGTCAACTCGATGCGAAAGCAGATATGTATATCGAGTTTATTGTGGATGGCGCAATCCGGATGCAGCAACTCGTGAGAGATTTATTAGCCTACTCTAGAGCCGGTCGCTATGAACTGAAGCTACAATCAGTTGATTATAATGCCTTGCTTGAACAGGTAAAAAAAGATTTGCAAATTAGCATCACTGAAACTCAAGCATTAATTACCGCAGAACCTTTACCAACTGTGCTTGCCGATCCCAGCCAAATGTCAAATCTTTTACTTAACTTAATCAGCAATTCCCTAAAATACCGTAGTGAGTTACCTCCAAAGGTATATATTTCTGCTCAAAAAAATACATTAACATTGACTGATCCACACTTCCCTGAGAACTGTAACCCCCTTTGTGCTACCTTTCAAGAAGAGTGGATTTTCATGGTTCAAGATAATGGAATTGGCATTGAACCACAGTACGCCGAAAGGATATTCGGAATTTTTCAACGGCTTCATGCCAGTGATGAGTACTCTGGTACAGGCTTAGGATTAGCCATCTGTAAAAAGATTGTCGAACGGCATGGTGGCAGAATTTGGGTTGATTCACAACTTGGACAAGGAGCTACTTTTTACTTTACACTTCCCATTGGGAATTAG
- a CDS encoding agenet domain-containing protein has protein sequence MDKSIVQLVDELPSDNISIKVLNALNYVAPGQWNNLVGFDNSVRAITGETDPAVIQRIRDRAVSLYHDPQNGYQMAVKLYQTIDKADTAMATAALANKVGEKIGFLSFLSNITPKADVTQTIDLVLKIAIEIIAFSKINGIPSPNPQAFAQSLAENYQDASLMRMIALVCIDGMLPLGPDFLAKIHSIITGTDANVVAQNPVFLAVNTALPGNNPSEKFGFITQAFNSVQGWMNGLVAKTGLTPQSITSHLGNFIQIADDNLDFVAAFLDQTTNYFEHTGIQSVARAIILRSHSLVKAETPAPALQPSTAPSSAANSSNNQYGVSKTVEVWDGEEEDWYQATIEKVENDQFFVNYIGYGSSYNEWVGEDEIRIREHGSSDSNGFAVNQKIKVWDEDNEDWYSASIQKIQGQQYYVHYLDYDSSYDEWVDLEEIR, from the coding sequence ATGGATAAATCAATTGTGCAGTTGGTTGACGAATTACCAAGTGATAACATCAGTATCAAGGTTTTGAACGCTCTCAATTATGTTGCCCCTGGACAGTGGAACAACCTGGTAGGTTTTGACAATAGTGTCCGTGCAATTACGGGGGAAACTGACCCTGCAGTTATTCAAAGAATCCGCGATCGCGCTGTTTCTCTCTATCACGATCCGCAAAATGGCTATCAGATGGCGGTGAAATTATATCAAACCATCGATAAAGCCGACACAGCTATGGCGACAGCAGCTTTAGCCAATAAAGTTGGGGAAAAAATCGGTTTTCTATCTTTTTTAAGTAACATTACTCCCAAAGCAGACGTAACTCAAACTATAGATTTAGTTTTAAAAATTGCGATTGAAATTATCGCCTTCTCTAAAATAAATGGTATTCCTAGCCCTAATCCCCAAGCATTTGCTCAATCTTTAGCTGAAAACTATCAAGATGCTTCCTTGATGCGGATGATAGCTTTAGTCTGTATAGATGGAATGCTACCTTTAGGGCCTGATTTCCTCGCCAAAATTCACAGCATTATTACTGGCACAGATGCCAACGTAGTCGCACAAAATCCTGTATTCTTAGCAGTTAATACCGCTTTACCGGGGAATAATCCCTCCGAGAAATTTGGTTTTATTACTCAAGCTTTCAACTCCGTACAAGGCTGGATGAATGGCTTAGTAGCTAAGACAGGTTTAACACCCCAATCGATTACTAGCCATTTAGGTAATTTTATTCAGATTGCTGATGATAACTTAGATTTTGTCGCCGCATTCTTGGATCAAACTACCAATTATTTTGAGCATACAGGGATTCAATCAGTTGCTCGCGCCATCATTTTGCGATCGCACTCTTTAGTAAAAGCCGAAACCCCCGCACCAGCACTACAGCCAAGCACAGCACCCTCATCGGCGGCTAATTCAAGTAATAACCAGTATGGAGTCAGTAAAACCGTGGAAGTTTGGGACGGAGAGGAAGAAGATTGGTATCAAGCCACAATTGAGAAAGTCGAAAATGACCAATTCTTTGTCAATTACATTGGTTATGGTTCATCCTACAACGAATGGGTAGGCGAAGATGAAATTCGCATTCGTGAACATGGCTCATCCGATAGCAACGGATTTGCAGTCAATCAAAAAATCAAAGTTTGGGACGAAGACAACGAAGATTGGTATTCTGCCAGTATTCAGAAAATTCAAGGGCAACAATACTATGTGCATTACCTAGATTACGATTCTTCCTATGATGAGTGGGTGGATTTGGAAGAGATTAGATAA
- a CDS encoding leucine-rich repeat domain-containing protein — MLNSTYDEGDVYKGLRLRTLSSLPLEIGQLVNLQTLNLSNNQLSSLPGEIGQLVNLSEDPGDVNEILNFYFRSK; from the coding sequence TTGCTTAACTCGACCTATGACGAAGGCGATGTCTACAAAGGGCTACGCCTACGTACTCTTTCGAGTTTGCCCTTGGAAATCGGACAACTGGTCAACTTGCAAACCCTCAACCTCAGCAATAATCAACTCAGCAGTCTGCCTGGGGAAATTGGACAACTGGTCAACTTATCAGAAGATCCAGGTGATGTGAATGAAATCCTCAATTTCTATTTTCGGTCAAAGTAA
- a CDS encoding J domain-containing protein encodes MSNDKQRDNLHLDINYPFEILGLKPDASQAQVKQAYRQLVKTWHPDRFGDEKQKREAEAKIKQINAAYNLIKSEGLAKTVEQPASPKKSTQVSTNSWNAETFYNLGVENASQGRYEEAIADFTRAIRLNPRYIQAYKYRGLVCSQLGFEYRATSDLNKAAQLELDLRIPKTSYKSEYSRWSTPSTQTSHSRPLVKRWCKKIKSLFKLNWF; translated from the coding sequence ATGTCTAACGACAAGCAGCGAGATAATCTACACCTCGATATCAATTATCCTTTTGAAATTTTGGGGCTGAAACCTGATGCATCCCAAGCGCAGGTGAAGCAAGCTTACCGTCAGCTGGTCAAAACTTGGCATCCCGATCGCTTTGGGGATGAAAAGCAGAAACGGGAAGCAGAAGCAAAAATTAAACAAATTAATGCAGCTTATAACCTGATCAAGTCTGAAGGGTTAGCTAAGACTGTTGAACAGCCAGCTTCGCCAAAAAAATCTACCCAAGTATCTACTAATAGTTGGAATGCTGAAACCTTCTACAATTTGGGAGTGGAGAATGCCAGTCAAGGGCGATATGAAGAAGCGATCGCAGATTTTACAAGAGCAATTCGCCTTAATCCTCGTTATATTCAAGCATACAAGTATCGTGGCCTAGTTTGCTCTCAACTGGGATTTGAATATAGAGCTACCTCAGATCTAAATAAAGCCGCGCAGCTGGAATTAGATTTGAGAATACCCAAAACCTCTTATAAATCAGAATACTCAAGATGGTCAACCCCATCAACCCAGACATCACATTCTAGACCGCTAGTAAAAAGATGGTGCAAAAAAATTAAAAGCTTATTCAAGCTCAACTGGTTTTAG
- a CDS encoding tocopherol cyclase family protein gives MLSIPRNFLDTTQTPHSGYHWDGSSRRFFEGWYYRVTLPDCGETFAFMYSIEDPIGNQPHSGGAAQILGPQDEYLCRTFPDVKKFWASRDVLGLGHWGRTDLPTQSFYLLPEEFERHIQQGYQATATLNQGIISDPATGNYCRWQYEIKPVYAWGNHGSLQQSTAGWLSFLQIFEPGWQILMAHGLASGWIDWNGKIYKFTNAPAYGEKNWGGAFPQKWFWLNCNSFDNEPDLALTAGGGRRGVLWWMESVAMIGVHYQGKFYEFVPWNSKVQWNIQPWGSWEMQAQNADYEVELIGTTDLPGTPLRAPTANGLIYCCRDTMNGKLDLQLRDRSNGKPRIILKAQSSLCGLETGGGSWDDRWQSS, from the coding sequence ATGCTTAGTATTCCCAGAAATTTCCTCGACACCACCCAAACTCCCCATTCTGGTTATCACTGGGATGGTAGTAGCCGCCGCTTTTTTGAAGGCTGGTATTATCGGGTTACCTTACCAGACTGTGGTGAAACCTTTGCCTTCATGTACTCAATTGAAGACCCCATCGGTAATCAACCTCACAGTGGTGGTGCAGCGCAAATTCTGGGGCCACAAGATGAATATCTTTGCCGAACTTTTCCTGATGTGAAAAAATTTTGGGCTAGTCGGGATGTTTTAGGCTTAGGCCATTGGGGGAGAACAGATTTACCCACCCAAAGCTTCTACCTTCTCCCAGAAGAGTTTGAACGCCATATTCAACAAGGTTATCAAGCTACGGCTACTTTAAATCAAGGCATAATTAGCGACCCTGCTACGGGAAATTATTGTCGTTGGCAGTATGAAATTAAGCCAGTATATGCCTGGGGTAATCATGGTAGTCTGCAACAGTCCACTGCTGGCTGGCTATCATTTTTGCAGATTTTTGAACCCGGATGGCAAATTTTAATGGCTCATGGTTTGGCTAGCGGTTGGATTGATTGGAATGGCAAAATATATAAATTCACCAACGCTCCAGCCTACGGTGAAAAAAATTGGGGTGGTGCGTTTCCGCAAAAATGGTTTTGGCTAAATTGTAATAGCTTCGACAACGAACCCGACTTAGCATTAACCGCAGGCGGTGGACGGCGAGGTGTGCTGTGGTGGATGGAATCTGTAGCCATGATTGGTGTGCATTATCAAGGTAAATTTTATGAATTTGTACCTTGGAACTCTAAGGTTCAATGGAATATTCAACCTTGGGGTAGCTGGGAAATGCAAGCGCAAAACGCAGATTATGAAGTTGAGTTAATTGGGACTACAGATTTACCTGGTACACCTTTACGAGCGCCGACAGCAAACGGTTTAATTTACTGTTGTCGAGATACTATGAACGGAAAACTAGATTTACAGTTGCGCGATCGCAGTAACGGAAAACCCCGAATTATCCTTAAAGCTCAAAGTTCTCTATGTGGTTTAGAAACTGGTGGCGGTTCTTGGGATGATCGTTGGCAGTCTAGTTAA
- a CDS encoding energy-coupling factor ABC transporter ATP-binding protein, translating to MQEYLLEFEQVYYKYSGSQQSALNGLTLRVPKHKKCALIGQNGCGKTTLFLLANGLYKPNSGNVRWRGEALHYNRQYLSNLRQKIGLIFQDPEQQLVAATVEEDISYGLCNLGLPTAEIQLRVEQSLVEFGLKSLAEKPVHHLSLGQKRRVSIADVMVLQPELLVLDEPTAYLDVKHTRNLMSTLRKIHQAGTTLLMATHDLDLVYRWADWVFVMDKGRLVLEGKPQDVFMQREILEELELGMPLIYEMLFDGLSPEESAVIQRIQQRILERNELDNG from the coding sequence ATGCAGGAATATTTACTCGAATTTGAGCAAGTATATTATAAGTATTCAGGTTCACAGCAGTCTGCTCTCAATGGGTTAACACTGAGAGTTCCCAAACACAAAAAATGTGCATTAATTGGTCAAAATGGTTGTGGTAAAACCACATTATTTTTATTAGCTAATGGTTTGTACAAACCGAATTCTGGAAATGTACGTTGGCGTGGAGAAGCTTTACATTATAACCGCCAATACCTCAGTAATTTAAGGCAAAAAATTGGTTTAATATTTCAAGATCCAGAGCAACAATTGGTAGCTGCTACCGTTGAAGAAGATATTTCCTATGGCTTATGTAATTTAGGTTTGCCGACAGCAGAAATTCAATTAAGAGTCGAGCAATCCTTAGTTGAATTTGGATTAAAATCTTTAGCAGAAAAACCAGTACATCATCTCAGTTTAGGGCAAAAAAGACGAGTTTCTATTGCAGATGTCATGGTACTACAACCAGAACTATTGGTGTTGGATGAACCTACTGCATATTTAGATGTCAAACATACTCGTAACTTAATGTCAACCCTGAGAAAAATTCATCAGGCGGGAACGACTTTATTAATGGCAACCCACGATTTAGATTTAGTTTATCGCTGGGCAGATTGGGTTTTTGTGATGGATAAGGGAAGGTTAGTACTTGAAGGTAAGCCCCAAGATGTATTTATGCAACGTGAAATTTTAGAAGAGTTAGAATTGGGTATGCCATTAATATATGAGATGTTATTTGATGGTTTATCCCCTGAAGAATCAGCGGTTATTCAACGGATACAACAGAGGATATTGGAAAGGAATGAATTAGATAATGGGTAA
- the cbiQ gene encoding cobalt ECF transporter T component CbiQ, producing the protein MTLQLDSLAYTNQLRRIPPEHKIIFAIATLVISLSTHPLGQILIALWMGIWIIIYAKIPAGIYLKLLIVASFFWLTSLPALMLNSVSTNDLASILPDSWSGLMLGQYYIYISRSGSEQALTIFTRALASISCLYFLMLTVPFTEILQTLRRIGCPVLLTELLLLMYRFIFILLRTANELWTAQQSRNGYRTWRISMKSLALLIGQLLQRTLQQYNQFYLGLEARGFKDEFRVWHPHRYHAQPRYIIEAIFGCALLIALQLSQDAGIFTRI; encoded by the coding sequence ATGACGCTGCAACTAGATAGTTTAGCCTACACCAACCAACTTAGACGCATACCTCCAGAACATAAAATAATTTTTGCGATCGCTACTCTTGTAATTTCCCTTAGTACCCATCCATTAGGACAAATTCTCATCGCTTTGTGGATGGGTATTTGGATTATTATCTACGCAAAAATTCCTGCTGGTATCTACTTGAAATTATTAATAGTCGCCAGCTTTTTTTGGTTAACCAGCTTACCAGCACTGATGCTCAATAGCGTTTCTACTAATGATTTAGCTAGCATTTTACCAGACTCATGGTCAGGATTAATGCTGGGACAATACTATATTTACATTAGTCGCAGTGGTAGTGAGCAGGCGTTAACAATTTTCACCAGAGCATTAGCTTCTATTTCTTGCCTCTACTTTTTAATGTTAACTGTTCCCTTCACAGAAATATTACAAACTTTGCGCCGCATCGGATGTCCTGTGCTTTTGACAGAACTTTTGTTGCTCATGTATCGGTTTATTTTCATTCTGCTAAGAACAGCTAATGAGTTGTGGACTGCTCAACAATCTCGTAATGGCTATCGTACTTGGCGCATTAGCATGAAAAGTTTAGCATTACTCATTGGGCAATTATTACAACGAACTCTACAACAATATAATCAGTTTTATTTGGGATTAGAAGCACGTGGTTTTAAGGATGAATTTCGAGTGTGGCATCCTCATCGCTATCATGCACAACCACGATATATCATAGAAGCAATTTTTGGCTGTGCATTATTAATCGCATTACAATTATCCCAAGATGCAGGAATATTTACTCGAATTTGA
- a CDS encoding energy-coupling factor ABC transporter substrate-binding protein, whose amino-acid sequence MKQSHKGWHNWLLVLAVIGLAIAPLILARNAEFGGADGEAQKAISQVKPGYEPWFQPLFQPPSKEIESLLFASQAALGAGVIGYAIGLYRGRSQQQRDQE is encoded by the coding sequence ATGAAACAGTCTCATAAGGGATGGCATAACTGGTTGTTGGTGCTTGCAGTTATTGGTTTAGCAATTGCGCCGTTAATATTAGCACGCAATGCCGAATTTGGTGGTGCTGATGGCGAAGCGCAAAAGGCCATTAGTCAAGTAAAACCAGGATATGAACCTTGGTTTCAACCCTTATTTCAACCACCTAGCAAAGAAATAGAAAGTTTATTATTTGCATCCCAAGCAGCTTTAGGTGCGGGAGTCATTGGTTACGCTATTGGCTTATATAGAGGACGTTCGCAACAGCAAAGAGATCAAGAATGA
- a CDS encoding energy-coupling factor ABC transporter permease: MKKNRVKLHLVLLALGSLYFVVGLPKPAYAMHIMEGFLPVQWAIFWWVVTLPFFILGLRSLTRITQANPQLKLLLGLAGAFTFVLSALKLPSVTGSCSHPTGTGLGAVLFGPLAMSVLGSLVLLFQALLLAHGGLTTLGANAFSMAIAGPFAAYWIYQLTMRLTGKQRIAIFLAAALADLLTYIITSFQLALAFPAPVGGFIASFTKFAGIFAITQVPLAISEGLLTVLVWNWLQSYNPQELELLKLIKREPQTNETVS, translated from the coding sequence ATGAAAAAAAATCGCGTCAAACTACATTTAGTTTTATTAGCATTAGGCAGCTTGTACTTTGTAGTCGGCTTACCCAAACCCGCCTATGCGATGCACATTATGGAAGGTTTTTTACCAGTGCAGTGGGCAATTTTTTGGTGGGTAGTCACCTTACCATTTTTTATTTTAGGACTGCGATCGCTGACTCGGATTACGCAAGCTAACCCGCAGCTGAAATTACTCTTGGGGTTAGCGGGGGCTTTTACATTTGTGTTATCGGCTTTAAAACTGCCTTCTGTTACAGGTAGCTGTTCCCATCCTACAGGAACAGGGTTAGGGGCAGTCTTATTTGGGCCTTTGGCAATGTCAGTTTTAGGTAGCTTGGTGCTGTTATTTCAAGCTTTGTTACTTGCACATGGCGGTTTGACAACATTGGGAGCAAATGCTTTTTCAATGGCGATCGCAGGGCCATTTGCAGCTTACTGGATATATCAACTGACAATGCGGCTAACTGGTAAACAAAGAATCGCCATATTTTTAGCAGCCGCTTTAGCAGACTTACTAACTTACATTATTACTTCTTTCCAGCTAGCTCTAGCTTTTCCTGCACCTGTGGGTGGCTTTATCGCTTCATTTACCAAGTTTGCAGGAATTTTTGCCATTACTCAAGTACCTTTGGCAATTAGTGAAGGGTTGCTAACGGTGCTGGTGTGGAACTGGCTACAATCATACAATCCTCAAGAATTAGAATTATTAAAATTAATTAAACGGGAACCCCAAACTAATGAAACAGTCTCATAA
- a CDS encoding DUF6464 family protein, which translates to MLKTLLVIAIGFLPSLFSLWIIRKTHLRTRLRMRQAAMNGSRMRTRQIRQLEGDRYYLEGVGYLVGDISCKFNARSGHIRCAVNPNGPCQGCRHYEPRELAESESKEYA; encoded by the coding sequence GTGTTAAAAACTCTTTTGGTAATCGCCATTGGTTTCTTACCCTCCCTGTTCTCTTTATGGATCATCCGTAAAACTCATCTCCGGACAAGGTTAAGGATGAGACAAGCAGCCATGAACGGCTCAAGGATGAGAACAAGGCAAATTAGGCAGCTTGAAGGCGATCGCTATTATCTAGAAGGTGTAGGTTATCTTGTAGGCGATATCAGCTGCAAATTTAATGCTCGATCCGGCCATATTCGCTGTGCTGTTAATCCCAATGGCCCCTGTCAAGGATGTCGTCATTACGAACCCAGGGAATTAGCTGAAAGTGAATCTAAAGAATATGCTTGA